One part of the Amyelois transitella isolate CPQ chromosome 10, ilAmyTran1.1, whole genome shotgun sequence genome encodes these proteins:
- the LOC106138789 gene encoding saccharopine dehydrogenase-like oxidoreductase isoform X1: MSRLDLVIFGATGFTGKKAVEHLAKGGKQYEGVTWGVAGRSQSKLESIMAEISKIADKDLSAVKIIVADISDEKSLKDMCSQGKVLVNCCGPYRLYGEPVVRAAIEAKTHYVDVSGEPQFIETVQLKYSAQARDAGVYIINACGFDSIPNDMGVIFLQQALAGGTLNSVESYMSTYVPPEYQAEARKSGLINYGTWESLVHSLSHYSELSSLRKQLYPERLPTFKPKLERRPVLHKRDNAWCVPFLGADGSIVYRTQRTLHEAHGDRPVQFKVYVQLSNLFYTTLMILAGIVIFLMSKTKFTRQLLLEHPRLFSGGFVTRQGPKEEVMNNSYFRFDMIGAGWEKGRDVEKTPPNKEIVARVSGVNPGYGATVVALLYSALTVLREQDKMPQHGVLTTGVAFRNTNLIKNLNETKELKFEILEGK, from the exons ATGTCGCGTCTAGACCTGGTAATCTTTGGAGCCACAGGTTTTACTGGCAAGAAAGCGGTGGAGCACCTAGCCAAGGGGGGGAAGCAGTATGAGGGGGTCACATGGGGGGTGGCGGGCCGCTCGCAGAGCAAGCTGGAATCCATCATGGCGGAGATCTCTAAAATAGcag ACAAAGACCTCAGCGCTGTGAAGATCATAGTCGCCGATATATCCGACGAGAAGTCTCTAAAAGACATGTGCAGCCAGGGGAAGGTGCTAGTGAATTGTTGCGGGCCCTACCGACTGTACGGCGAGCCCGTGGTCCGGGCGGCTATAGAGGCTAAGACGCACTATGTTGACGTCAGCGGGGAGCCACAG TTCATCGAGACGGTCCAGTTGAAGTACTCGGCCCAAGCTCGGGACGCTGGCGTGTATATAATTAACGCTTGCGGGTTCGACAGTATCCCCAACGATATGGGCGTCATCTTCCTGCAACAGGCTTTGGCTG GCGGTACCCTAAACTCGGTGGAGTCTTACATGAGTACATACGTCCCGCCGGAGTACCAAGCCGAGGCTAGGAAGAGCGGCCTCATAAACTACGGCACTTGGGAGTCTCTTGTGCACag tTTATCGCATTACAGCGAGTTGAGCTCTCTTCGTAAGCAGTTGTACCCCGAGAGGCTTCCTACCTTCAAACCGAAGCTGGAGAGACG GCCGGTCCTCCACAAGCGTGACAACGCCTGGTGCGTGCCGTTCCTGGGCGCGGACGGCTCCATCGTGTACCGCACGCAGCGGACTCTGCACGAGGCGCACGGCGACAGGCCTGTGCAGTTCAAG GTATACGTGCAACTCTCGAACCTATTCTACACCACGCTTATGATCCTAGCCGGGATTGTGATATTCCTAATGTCTAAAACGAAATTCACTCGGCAACTGTTACTGGAACACCCTAGATTGTTCTCGGGGGGGTTTGTCACTCGTCAGGGACCGAAAGAGGAAGTCATGAACAACTCGTACTTCCGGTTCGACATGATCGGCGCTGGGTGGGAGAAGGGGCGGGATGTGGAGAAGACGCCGCCTAATAAGGAGATCGTTGCTAGG gTGTCGGGTGTGAACCCTGGGTACGGCGCGACAGTGGTGGCGTTACTTTACTCGGCCTTAACGGTGCTCCGCGAACAGGACAAGATGCCGCA GCATGGTGTCTTGACCACAGGAGTGGCCTTCCGCAACACGAACCTGATTAAAAATCTCAACGAAACAAAGGAACTCAAGTTTGAAATACTCGAGGGCAAGTGA
- the LOC106138789 gene encoding saccharopine dehydrogenase-like oxidoreductase isoform X4: MCSQGKVLVNCCGPYRLYGEPVVRAAIEAKTHYVDVSGEPQFIETVQLKYSAQARDAGVYIINACGFDSIPNDMGVIFLQQALAGGTLNSVESYMSTYVPPEYQAEARKSGLINYGTWESLVHSLSHYSELSSLRKQLYPERLPTFKPKLERRPVLHKRDNAWCVPFLGADGSIVYRTQRTLHEAHGDRPVQFKVYVQLSNLFYTTLMILAGIVIFLMSKTKFTRQLLLEHPRLFSGGFVTRQGPKEEVMNNSYFRFDMIGAGWEKGRDVEKTPPNKEIVARVSGVNPGYGATVVALLYSALTVLREQDKMPQHGVLTTGVAFRNTNLIKNLNETKELKFEILEGK; the protein is encoded by the exons ATGTGCAGCCAGGGGAAGGTGCTAGTGAATTGTTGCGGGCCCTACCGACTGTACGGCGAGCCCGTGGTCCGGGCGGCTATAGAGGCTAAGACACACTATGTTGACGTCAGTGGGGAGCCACAG TTCATCGAGACGGTCCAGTTGAAGTACTCGGCCCAAGCTCGGGACGCTGGCGTGTATATAATTAACGCTTGCGGGTTCGACAGTATCCCCAACGATATGGGCGTCATCTTCCTGCAACAGGCTTTGGCTG GCGGTACCCTAAACTCGGTGGAGTCTTACATGAGTACATACGTCCCGCCGGAGTACCAAGCCGAGGCTAGGAAGAGCGGCCTCATAAACTACGGCACTTGGGAGTCTCTTGTGCACag tTTATCGCATTACAGCGAGTTGAGCTCTCTTCGTAAGCAGTTGTACCCCGAGAGGCTTCCTACCTTCAAACCGAAGCTGGAGAGACG GCCGGTCCTCCACAAGCGTGACAACGCCTGGTGCGTGCCGTTCCTGGGCGCGGACGGCTCCATCGTGTACCGCACGCAGCGGACTCTGCACGAGGCGCACGGCGACAGGCCTGTGCAGTTCAAG GTATACGTGCAACTCTCGAACCTATTCTACACCACGCTTATGATCCTAGCCGGGATTGTGATATTCCTAATGTCTAAAACGAAATTCACTCGGCAACTGTTACTGGAACACCCTAGATTGTTCTCGGGGGGGTTTGTCACTCGTCAGGGACCGAAAGAGGAAGTCATGAACAACTCGTACTTCCGGTTCGACATGATCGGCGCTGGGTGGGAGAAGGGGCGGGATGTGGAGAAGACGCCGCCTAATAAGGAGATCGTTGCTAGG gTGTCGGGTGTGAACCCTGGGTACGGCGCGACAGTGGTGGCGTTACTTTACTCGGCCTTAACGGTGCTCCGCGAACAGGACAAGATGCCGCA GCATGGTGTCTTGACCACAGGAGTGGCCTTCCGCAACACGAACCTGATTAAAAATCTCAACGAAACAAAGGAACTCAAGTTTGAAATACTCGAGGGCAAGTGA
- the LOC106138789 gene encoding saccharopine dehydrogenase-like oxidoreductase isoform X3 — protein sequence MCSQAKVLVNCCGPYRLYGEPVVRAAVEAKTHYVDVSGEPQFIETVQLKYSAQARDAGVYIINACGFDSIPNDMGVIFLQQALAGGTLNSVESYMSTYVPPEYQAEARKSGLINYGTWESLVHSLSHYSELSSLRKQLYPERLPTFKPKLERRPVLHKRDNAWCVPFLGADGSIVYRTQRTLHEAHGDRPVQFKVYVQLSNLFYTTLMILAGIVIFLMSKTKFTRQLLLEHPRLFSGGFVTRQGPKEEVMNNSYFRFDMIGAGWEKGRDVEKTPPNKEIVARVSGVNPGYGATVVALLYSALTVLREQDKMPQHGVLTTGVAFRNTNLIKNLNETKELKFEILEGK from the exons ATGTGCAGCCAGGCGAAGGTGCTAGTGAATTGTTGCGGGCCCTACAGACTGTACGGCGAGCCCGTGGTCCGGGCGGCTGTAGAGGCTAAGACACACTATGTTGACGTCAGTGGGGAGCCTCAG TTCATCGAGACGGTCCAGTTGAAGTACTCGGCCCAAGCTCGGGACGCTGGCGTGTATATAATTAACGCTTGCGGGTTCGACAGTATCCCCAACGATATGGGCGTCATCTTCCTGCAACAGGCTTTGGCTG GCGGTACCCTAAACTCGGTGGAGTCTTACATGAGTACATACGTCCCGCCGGAGTACCAAGCCGAGGCTAGGAAGAGCGGCCTCATAAACTACGGCACTTGGGAGTCTCTTGTGCACag tTTATCGCATTACAGCGAGTTGAGCTCTCTTCGTAAGCAGTTGTACCCCGAGAGGCTTCCTACCTTCAAACCGAAGCTGGAGAGACG GCCGGTCCTCCACAAGCGTGACAACGCCTGGTGCGTGCCGTTCCTGGGCGCGGACGGCTCCATCGTGTACCGCACGCAGCGGACTCTGCACGAGGCGCACGGCGACAGGCCTGTGCAGTTCAAG GTATACGTGCAACTCTCGAACCTATTCTACACCACGCTTATGATCCTAGCCGGGATTGTGATATTCCTAATGTCTAAAACGAAATTCACTCGGCAACTGTTACTGGAACACCCTAGATTGTTCTCGGGGGGGTTTGTCACTCGTCAGGGACCGAAAGAGGAAGTCATGAACAACTCGTACTTCCGGTTCGACATGATCGGCGCTGGGTGGGAGAAGGGGCGGGATGTGGAGAAGACGCCGCCTAATAAGGAGATCGTTGCTAGG gTGTCGGGTGTGAACCCTGGGTACGGCGCGACAGTGGTGGCGTTACTTTACTCGGCCTTAACGGTGCTCCGCGAACAGGACAAGATGCCGCA GCATGGTGTCTTGACCACAGGAGTGGCCTTCCGCAACACGAACCTGATTAAAAATCTCAACGAAACAAAGGAACTCAAGTTTGAAATACTCGAGGGCAAGTGA
- the LOC106138789 gene encoding saccharopine dehydrogenase-like oxidoreductase isoform X2 has translation MCSQGKVLVNCCGPYRLYGEPVVRAAIEAKTHYVDVSGEPQFIETVQLKYSAQARDAGVYIINACGFDSIPNDMGVIFLQQALAGGTLNSVESYMSTYVPPEYQAEARKSGLINYGTWESLVHSLSHYSELSSLRKQLYPERLPTFKPKLERRPVLHKRDNAWCVPFLGADGSIVYRTQRTLHEAHGDRPVQFKVYVQLSNLFYTTLMILAGIVIFLMSKTKFTRQLLLEHPRLFSGGFVTRQGPKEEVMNNSYFRFDMIGAGWEKGRDVEKTPPNKEIVARVSGVNPGYGATVVALLYSALTVLREQDKMPQHGVLTTGVAFRNTNLIKNLNETKELKFEILEGK, from the exons ATGTGCAGCCAGGGGAAGGTGCTAGTGAATTGTTGCGGGCCCTACAGACTGTACGGCGAGCCCGTGGTCCGGGCGGCTATAGAGGCTAAGACGCACTATGTTGACGTCAGCGGGGAGCCACAG TTCATCGAGACGGTCCAGTTGAAGTACTCGGCCCAAGCTCGGGACGCTGGCGTGTATATAATTAACGCTTGCGGGTTCGACAGTATCCCCAACGATATGGGCGTCATCTTCCTGCAACAGGCTTTGGCTG GCGGTACCCTAAACTCGGTGGAGTCTTACATGAGTACATACGTCCCGCCGGAGTACCAAGCCGAGGCTAGGAAGAGCGGCCTCATAAACTACGGCACTTGGGAGTCTCTTGTGCACag tTTATCGCATTACAGCGAGTTGAGCTCTCTTCGTAAGCAGTTGTACCCCGAGAGGCTTCCTACCTTCAAACCGAAGCTGGAGAGACG GCCGGTCCTCCACAAGCGTGACAACGCCTGGTGCGTGCCGTTCCTGGGCGCGGACGGCTCCATCGTGTACCGCACGCAGCGGACTCTGCACGAGGCGCACGGCGACAGGCCTGTGCAGTTCAAG GTATACGTGCAACTCTCGAACCTATTCTACACCACGCTTATGATCCTAGCCGGGATTGTGATATTCCTAATGTCTAAAACGAAATTCACTCGGCAACTGTTACTGGAACACCCTAGATTGTTCTCGGGGGGGTTTGTCACTCGTCAGGGACCGAAAGAGGAAGTCATGAACAACTCGTACTTCCGGTTCGACATGATCGGCGCTGGGTGGGAGAAGGGGCGGGATGTGGAGAAGACGCCGCCTAATAAGGAGATCGTTGCTAGG gTGTCGGGTGTGAACCCTGGGTACGGCGCGACAGTGGTGGCGTTACTTTACTCGGCCTTAACGGTGCTCCGCGAACAGGACAAGATGCCGCA GCATGGTGTCTTGACCACAGGAGTGGCCTTCCGCAACACGAACCTGATTAAAAATCTCAACGAAACAAAGGAACTCAAGTTTGAAATACTCGAGGGCAAGTGA